A single region of the Alosa alosa isolate M-15738 ecotype Scorff River chromosome 6, AALO_Geno_1.1, whole genome shotgun sequence genome encodes:
- the zfand2a gene encoding AN1-type zinc finger protein 2A isoform X1 codes for MEFPDLGAHCSEMSCKRLDFLPMRCDACEEIFCKDHITYANHKCTSSYKKDVQVPVCPLCNIPIPIKRGEMPDIKVGEHIDRDCKSDPAQRKRKIFTNKCSKGGCKQKEMIRVTCDECHLNYCLKHRHPLDHDCKTDGKPASKSGHAALMRAQPTSSSSSGSSSSRGSSRPVSNGVPGNSRTHSNAQATYTQAPTVAASAQNVIPPSVSFQAGLTEEQALQRALEMSLAESAQPSPPQALSPQEQEDLALAQALAASEEEYQRQQRRQQGRDTRPSNCLLS; via the exons ATGGAATTTCCAGATTTGGGAGCGCATTGCTCAGAGATGTCCTGCAAGCGACTAG ACTTCCTGCCAATGAGATGTGACGCCTGTGAAGAAATCTTTTGCAAAGACCATATCACCTACGCCAATCACAAGTGCACTTCATCCTACAAAAAG GATGTCCAAGTCCCAGTGTGCCCGTTGTGTAACATCCCTATCCCCATCAAAAGAGGAGAGATGCCAGACATTAAAGTTGGAGAGCACATAGACCGGGACTGCAAGTCAGACCCAGcacagaggaaaagaaag ATCTTCACAAATAAATGTTCGAAGGGAGGCTGCAAGCAGAAGGAAATGATTCGTGTGACGTGCGACGAGTGTCACTTGAACTACTGTCTGAAGCACAGGCATCCGCTGGACCACGACTGTAAGACAGACGGCAAACCGGCTTCTAAGTCTGG ACACGCCGCTCTGATGAGGGCCCAGCCAACCTCCAGTAGCAGTTCTGGCAGTTCTTCCAGTAGGGGGAGCTCTCGCCCCGTCTCCAATGGCGTGCCAGGGAATTCCAGGACCCATAGCAA TGCACAAGCAACATACACTCAAGCCCCTACAGTGGCTGCTTCAGCACAGAATGTCATACCCCCATCAGTGTCTTTCCAAGCAGGACTG ACAGAGGAGCAGGCTCTGCAGAGAGCTCTGGAGATGTCTTTGGCAGAGTCGGCGCAGCCAAGCCCTCCTCAGGCACTCAG tccgCAGGAGCAGGAGGATCTGGCCCTGGCTCAGGCCCTCGCTGCCAGCGAGGAGGAGTACCAGCGGCAGCAGCGGAGACAACAG GGAAGGGATACCAGACCGTCCAACTGCCTCCTTTCCTAA
- the zfand2a gene encoding AN1-type zinc finger protein 2A isoform X2: protein MEFPDLGAHCSEMSCKRLDFLPMRCDACEEIFCKDHITYANHKCTSSYKKDVQVPVCPLCNIPIPIKRGEMPDIKVGEHIDRDCKSDPAQRKRKIFTNKCSKGGCKQKEMIRVTCDECHLNYCLKHRHPLDHDCKTDGKPASKSGHAALMRAQPTSSSSSGSSSSRGSSRPVSNGVPGNSRTHSNAQATYTQAPTVAASAQNVIPPSVSFQAGLTEEQALQRALEMSLAESAQPSPPQALSPQEQEDLALAQALAASEEEYQRQQRRQQVARTRTLSSQ from the exons ATGGAATTTCCAGATTTGGGAGCGCATTGCTCAGAGATGTCCTGCAAGCGACTAG ACTTCCTGCCAATGAGATGTGACGCCTGTGAAGAAATCTTTTGCAAAGACCATATCACCTACGCCAATCACAAGTGCACTTCATCCTACAAAAAG GATGTCCAAGTCCCAGTGTGCCCGTTGTGTAACATCCCTATCCCCATCAAAAGAGGAGAGATGCCAGACATTAAAGTTGGAGAGCACATAGACCGGGACTGCAAGTCAGACCCAGcacagaggaaaagaaag ATCTTCACAAATAAATGTTCGAAGGGAGGCTGCAAGCAGAAGGAAATGATTCGTGTGACGTGCGACGAGTGTCACTTGAACTACTGTCTGAAGCACAGGCATCCGCTGGACCACGACTGTAAGACAGACGGCAAACCGGCTTCTAAGTCTGG ACACGCCGCTCTGATGAGGGCCCAGCCAACCTCCAGTAGCAGTTCTGGCAGTTCTTCCAGTAGGGGGAGCTCTCGCCCCGTCTCCAATGGCGTGCCAGGGAATTCCAGGACCCATAGCAA TGCACAAGCAACATACACTCAAGCCCCTACAGTGGCTGCTTCAGCACAGAATGTCATACCCCCATCAGTGTCTTTCCAAGCAGGACTG ACAGAGGAGCAGGCTCTGCAGAGAGCTCTGGAGATGTCTTTGGCAGAGTCGGCGCAGCCAAGCCCTCCTCAGGCACTCAG tccgCAGGAGCAGGAGGATCTGGCCCTGGCTCAGGCCCTCGCTGCCAGCGAGGAGGAGTACCAGCGGCAGCAGCGGAGACAACAGGTAGCCCGCACCCGTACGCTTAGCAGTCAGTAG
- the zfand2a gene encoding AN1-type zinc finger protein 2A isoform X3: MEFPDLGAHCSEMSCKRLDFLPMRCDACEEIFCKDHITYANHKCTSSYKKDVQVPVCPLCNIPIPIKRGEMPDIKVGEHIDRDCKSDPAQRKRKIFTNKCSKGGCKQKEMIRVTCDECHLNYCLKHRHPLDHDCKTDGKPASKSG; this comes from the exons ATGGAATTTCCAGATTTGGGAGCGCATTGCTCAGAGATGTCCTGCAAGCGACTAG ACTTCCTGCCAATGAGATGTGACGCCTGTGAAGAAATCTTTTGCAAAGACCATATCACCTACGCCAATCACAAGTGCACTTCATCCTACAAAAAG GATGTCCAAGTCCCAGTGTGCCCGTTGTGTAACATCCCTATCCCCATCAAAAGAGGAGAGATGCCAGACATTAAAGTTGGAGAGCACATAGACCGGGACTGCAAGTCAGACCCAGcacagaggaaaagaaag ATCTTCACAAATAAATGTTCGAAGGGAGGCTGCAAGCAGAAGGAAATGATTCGTGTGACGTGCGACGAGTGTCACTTGAACTACTGTCTGAAGCACAGGCATCCGCTGGACCACGACTGTAAGACAGACGGCAAACCGGCTTCTAAGTCTGGGTGA